From Salinirubellus salinus, the proteins below share one genomic window:
- a CDS encoding S1C family serine protease, with protein sequence MNGDGTRTDGDAGHTRRAVLAALGGASVALAGCATTADPAEDGETGGAGDPAGDVQQSAVSPFTGVYRDIVDSVVVVRGYDENGRVGQGSGFLAFDGVVVTNQHVVAGTEELVVGFTDGTTTDGELLGADVYSDLAAIELADRPDAGGGPLPFVEAEPPVGTEVLAVGAPFGLGESASAGIVSGVDRPLPSQTGFSVADTVQTDAAVNPGNSGGPLVTTDGEVVGVISAGGGENIAFGISAALVQRVVPALVEDGEYDHSYMGIGLTEVTPPLVRANGFDRSTGVYVDAVLEGGPSDGTLRGSTGRGEALGVRVPTGGDLIIGLDGRTVRSLGDLSTHLALRTSPGDVLSVSLVRDGERRDLSMTLGERPPPTG encoded by the coding sequence GTGAACGGAGACGGCACGCGGACCGACGGCGACGCTGGCCACACTCGCCGGGCGGTGCTGGCGGCGCTCGGGGGCGCGAGCGTCGCCCTCGCCGGCTGTGCGACCACCGCCGACCCCGCCGAGGACGGCGAGACCGGGGGCGCCGGCGACCCCGCGGGCGACGTCCAGCAGTCGGCAGTGTCGCCTTTCACCGGCGTCTACCGCGACATCGTCGACAGCGTCGTCGTCGTCCGCGGGTACGACGAGAACGGTCGGGTGGGACAGGGGTCGGGGTTCCTCGCGTTCGACGGCGTCGTCGTGACGAACCAGCACGTCGTCGCCGGGACCGAGGAACTCGTCGTCGGATTCACCGACGGGACGACGACCGACGGCGAACTGCTCGGGGCGGACGTCTACTCCGACCTCGCGGCCATCGAGCTGGCCGACCGCCCCGACGCCGGCGGCGGCCCGCTCCCGTTCGTCGAGGCCGAACCCCCGGTCGGGACCGAGGTACTCGCGGTGGGCGCTCCGTTCGGACTCGGGGAGTCCGCGTCCGCCGGTATCGTCTCGGGCGTCGACCGGCCGCTCCCCTCACAGACCGGGTTCTCCGTGGCCGACACGGTCCAGACGGACGCGGCGGTCAACCCCGGCAACTCCGGGGGTCCGCTCGTCACCACGGACGGCGAGGTGGTGGGCGTCATCTCGGCGGGCGGCGGCGAGAACATCGCGTTCGGCATCAGTGCCGCGCTCGTCCAGCGCGTGGTGCCGGCGCTCGTCGAGGACGGCGAGTACGACCACTCCTACATGGGCATCGGTCTGACCGAGGTGACCCCGCCGCTGGTGCGGGCCAACGGCTTCGACCGCTCGACCGGCGTCTACGTCGACGCGGTGCTGGAGGGTGGGCCCTCCGACGGCACCCTCCGGGGGAGCACCGGTCGGGGCGAGGCGCTCGGGGTCCGGGTGCCGACCGGCGGTGACCTGATAATCGGGCTGGACGGCCGGACGGTCCGGTCGCTGGGCGACCTCTCGACGCACCTCGCGTTGCGCACCTCGCCGGGCGACGTCCTCTCCGTCAGCCTCGTCCGCGACGGGGAGCGCCGCGACCTCTCGATGACGCTCGGCGAGCGGCCGCCGCCGACCGGGTGA
- a CDS encoding aldo/keto reductase gives MDPTFDIGGDTVNRLGFGAMRLCGPNILGSPEDEAEARRVLRRAVELGVDFVDTADSYGPGVSERLIGEELDLTGDDSDVFVATKAGLLRNASGEWLRHGDPDYVRNQVLVSRDRLGVDTIDLYQYHAPDEDVPFEDAVTTFAELKDEGFVRHVGLSNVTVEQLETAREIVDVATVQNQYNVGNRADEAVLEACEEHDVGFVPYFPVGAGNLDDVAGVREVAERHDTTVYQVALAWLLHHSPVTLPIPGTSSVAHLEENVAAADLELTDEDLALLD, from the coding sequence ATGGACCCGACGTTCGACATCGGCGGCGACACTGTGAACCGACTGGGGTTCGGCGCGATGCGGCTCTGCGGCCCGAACATCCTCGGTTCACCCGAGGACGAGGCCGAGGCCAGGCGCGTCCTCCGCCGGGCGGTTGAACTCGGCGTCGACTTCGTCGACACCGCGGACTCCTACGGACCGGGAGTCTCCGAGCGGCTCATCGGCGAGGAACTGGACCTCACCGGCGACGACTCGGACGTGTTCGTGGCCACGAAGGCCGGCCTCCTGCGGAACGCGAGCGGCGAGTGGCTCCGACACGGCGACCCGGACTACGTCCGGAACCAGGTGCTCGTGAGCCGCGACCGTCTCGGCGTCGACACCATCGACCTCTACCAGTACCACGCGCCCGACGAGGACGTCCCGTTCGAGGACGCGGTGACGACGTTCGCCGAGCTCAAGGACGAGGGGTTCGTCCGGCACGTCGGGCTCTCGAACGTCACCGTCGAGCAACTGGAGACGGCCCGGGAGATCGTCGACGTCGCCACCGTCCAGAACCAGTACAACGTCGGCAACCGGGCCGACGAGGCCGTCCTCGAGGCCTGCGAGGAGCACGACGTGGGGTTCGTCCCGTACTTCCCCGTCGGCGCGGGGAACCTCGACGACGTGGCCGGCGTGCGCGAGGTGGCCGAGCGCCACGACACCACCGTCTACCAGGTGGCGCTGGCGTGGTTGCTCCACCACTCGCCCGTGACGCTCCCCATCCCGGGCACCTCCTCCGTCGCCCACCTGGAGGAGAACGTGGCCGCCGCCGACCTCGAACTGACCGACGAGGACCTCGCGCTGCTGGACTGA
- a CDS encoding DUF5995 family protein: MRETFREGRLTTRALRRGVRTHPGETYAGGGDPALLDLVTEPFDGVADTRERLLALERALREREDGRAAFLTVYARVTSAVEAGVDDGRFADPHWVARYLVAFADHYRRAFDAFERGDLRRVPDPWQLAFDRACSPDTLVLQDVLLGVNAHVNYDLALALHDVGIDPERPRKRADHRAINETLASLVDEEQELLAARYAPGIADIDASLGRLDEALSMFTLRQGRRHAWRGAVALSLGRRVERPVKWTLNAVSLGTASAVLAPTWDERVAARLRAAERGA, encoded by the coding sequence ATGCGAGAGACGTTCCGGGAGGGCCGACTCACGACTCGCGCGCTCCGGCGCGGGGTCCGGACACACCCCGGTGAGACGTACGCCGGCGGTGGCGACCCGGCGTTGCTCGACCTCGTCACCGAGCCGTTCGACGGCGTCGCCGACACGCGCGAGCGACTGCTGGCGCTGGAGCGGGCGCTCCGCGAGCGCGAGGACGGCCGGGCGGCGTTCCTGACCGTCTACGCCCGCGTGACGAGTGCCGTCGAGGCGGGCGTCGACGACGGTCGGTTCGCCGACCCCCACTGGGTCGCCCGCTACCTCGTCGCGTTCGCCGACCACTACCGGCGGGCGTTCGACGCGTTCGAGCGCGGTGACCTGCGGCGGGTGCCCGACCCGTGGCAACTGGCGTTCGACCGGGCGTGCTCGCCCGACACGCTCGTCCTGCAGGACGTCCTCCTCGGTGTCAACGCGCACGTCAACTACGACCTCGCGCTGGCGCTGCACGACGTCGGTATCGACCCGGAGCGGCCGCGAAAGCGGGCCGACCACCGGGCCATCAACGAGACGCTGGCGTCGCTCGTCGACGAGGAGCAGGAGCTGCTCGCGGCCCGCTACGCCCCCGGTATCGCCGACATCGACGCCTCGCTCGGACGGCTGGACGAGGCGCTCTCGATGTTCACGCTGCGACAGGGCCGGCGCCACGCGTGGCGTGGGGCGGTGGCGCTCTCGCTCGGGCGGCGGGTCGAACGGCCGGTGAAGTGGACGCTGAACGCCGTCTCGCTCGGGACGGCGAGCGCCGTCCTCGCGCCGACGTGGGACGAGCGGGTCGCCGCCCGACTCCGGGCGGCCGAACGCGGTGCCTGA
- a CDS encoding amphi-Trp domain-containing protein produces MTDDSTPEDAETKTSEPADESPERTLIRSGRDFEQEYRVSAAEAGEFLVKLGEQLQAGDELTLRTDEWELPFRFGEPVELEVDYEGVGEPELEIEVEIPGRSDEEAPDVV; encoded by the coding sequence ATGACGGACGACAGCACACCCGAAGACGCGGAGACGAAGACGAGCGAGCCAGCCGACGAGTCGCCGGAGCGGACGCTCATCCGCTCCGGTCGCGACTTCGAACAGGAGTACCGGGTGAGCGCCGCCGAGGCCGGCGAGTTCCTCGTGAAACTCGGCGAGCAGCTGCAGGCGGGCGACGAACTCACCCTCCGGACCGACGAGTGGGAACTGCCGTTCCGGTTCGGCGAACCCGTGGAACTGGAGGTGGACTACGAGGGCGTCGGCGAACCGGAGCTGGAGATCGAGGTGGAGATTCCCGGTCGGAGCGACGAAGAGGCGCCCGACGTGGTCTGA
- a CDS encoding DoxX family protein, producing MGDSPGPLARLRSPLRYAMGLTYVVAGVLHFVVPDAYERVVPPQLPAKRTLVYLTGVMEAGFGLGVLFERTRRVSAWGLVVTLLAVFPANVYMAVGDPDLSGAPEFLREAPDAALWARLPLQAVLIAWAWWYTGEDED from the coding sequence ATGGGAGACTCCCCCGGTCCGCTCGCACGCCTCCGTTCCCCGCTCCGGTACGCGATGGGACTCACCTACGTCGTCGCCGGCGTCCTCCACTTCGTCGTGCCGGACGCCTACGAACGCGTCGTCCCACCACAGCTCCCGGCGAAGCGCACGCTCGTCTACCTCACGGGCGTGATGGAGGCGGGCTTCGGGCTCGGTGTGCTGTTCGAGCGGACCCGTCGGGTCTCGGCGTGGGGGCTGGTGGTGACCCTGCTGGCCGTCTTCCCCGCGAACGTCTACATGGCCGTCGGCGACCCGGACCTCTCGGGGGCGCCCGAGTTCCTGCGCGAGGCCCCCGACGCGGCGCTCTGGGCGCGGCTACCGCTACAGGCCGTTCTGATCGCGTGGGCGTGGTGGTACACCGGCGAGGACGAGGACTGA
- a CDS encoding ABC transporter substrate-binding protein produces the protein MVDNQQDVVPDDIDDEWSLSRRRALATAAALGVSGLAGCTGGNDDGGGGGDNDGDGGGDDGGGGGDDGDGDGGDTEAPGGEFLFLTDYNNEAWQAKWEDNLVPAFEDQSNYEVRMEYSGFSGSQENRLANLVQSGDPPALQSSTFEQVGDLWASGQLSNVGDVVAAAEETSGELIGRPYHEGEDYWEFPHGAYVGTFMYRTDVYDELGLEVPTSFQGVLENARIIDESDLDIRGYGLAGSKVGKAHDEFQTYLANMGVSELRFVNPDAENLAEAEVEVWFPEEEIVTLLEFQKELSQYSPDPTGIGWGSSIRNYIGGQFAQQYHLNSWPAGAAAGAGVDAIAENTAVAPMPLWEEGGITKEDSMLSNPTMDGHHLFEEATAREGGRRFLEFLYADDQERGARMYETEPTRFLPAYGDIITSETFESYQLFQDYPNLLENLQQVSNEILPEYYGNSDMPGVLANSPIGVYYYRFFHQAEMVNQVVTDTATPQEAYEFGLNRAEEIVAEARDQMR, from the coding sequence ATGGTTGACAACCAGCAAGACGTGGTGCCGGACGACATCGACGACGAGTGGTCGCTGAGCAGACGGCGGGCACTGGCTACGGCAGCGGCACTCGGTGTGTCCGGGCTCGCGGGCTGTACTGGCGGCAACGACGACGGTGGTGGCGGCGGCGATAACGACGGTGACGGTGGCGGTGACGACGGTGGCGGTGGCGGTGACGACGGTGACGGCGACGGCGGTGACACGGAGGCGCCCGGTGGTGAGTTCCTCTTCCTCACGGACTACAACAACGAGGCGTGGCAGGCGAAGTGGGAGGACAACCTCGTCCCCGCGTTCGAGGACCAGTCGAACTACGAGGTACGGATGGAGTACTCGGGGTTCTCCGGCAGTCAGGAGAACCGGCTGGCGAACCTCGTCCAGTCGGGTGACCCGCCCGCACTCCAGTCCTCGACGTTCGAGCAGGTCGGTGACCTGTGGGCCTCGGGCCAGCTCTCGAACGTCGGCGACGTGGTGGCGGCCGCCGAGGAGACCAGCGGCGAACTCATCGGCCGGCCGTACCACGAGGGCGAGGACTACTGGGAGTTCCCCCACGGCGCGTACGTCGGGACGTTCATGTACCGGACCGACGTGTACGACGAACTCGGGCTAGAGGTCCCCACCTCGTTCCAGGGGGTCCTCGAGAACGCCCGCATCATCGACGAGTCCGACCTCGACATCCGGGGGTACGGGCTGGCCGGCTCGAAGGTGGGGAAGGCCCACGACGAGTTCCAGACCTACCTCGCGAACATGGGGGTGAGCGAACTCCGGTTCGTGAACCCGGACGCGGAGAACCTCGCCGAGGCGGAGGTCGAGGTCTGGTTCCCGGAGGAGGAGATCGTCACGTTGCTGGAGTTCCAGAAGGAGCTCTCGCAGTACTCCCCGGACCCGACCGGCATCGGCTGGGGGAGCTCCATCCGGAACTACATCGGCGGGCAGTTCGCCCAGCAGTACCACCTGAACTCCTGGCCGGCGGGCGCCGCGGCCGGCGCCGGCGTCGACGCCATCGCGGAGAACACCGCCGTCGCGCCGATGCCGCTCTGGGAGGAGGGTGGCATCACCAAGGAGGACTCGATGCTGTCGAACCCGACGATGGACGGCCACCACCTGTTCGAGGAGGCCACCGCCCGCGAGGGCGGCCGCAGGTTCCTCGAGTTCCTCTACGCCGACGACCAGGAGCGTGGCGCCCGGATGTACGAGACCGAGCCGACCCGGTTCCTGCCCGCCTACGGCGACATCATCACCTCGGAGACGTTCGAGAGCTACCAGCTGTTCCAGGACTACCCGAACCTGCTCGAGAACCTCCAGCAGGTCTCGAACGAGATCCTGCCGGAGTACTACGGGAACAGCGACATGCCGGGCGTGCTCGCCAACAGCCCCATCGGCGTCTACTACTACCGGTTCTTCCACCAGGCGGAGATGGTGAACCAGGTCGTCACGGACACCGCGACGCCGCAGGAGGCCTACGAGTTCGGACTGAACCGCGCGGAGGAGATCGTCGCCGAGGCACGCGATCAGATGCGATGA
- a CDS encoding carbohydrate ABC transporter permease produces the protein MASETLEGGETPGLSLDRLPVSSETLLGIATILPVILLYLVISIIPVGFAVWASFHEIPLLNPQWTWVGLGNYAEVLGSLPAFVDALSTEGLSALSQGGFWESLVRGVLFMVGSTLVQLVVGLWMALTLNRIAHGQRIITAVVFTSYLIPTIVVTLLALFMFDTFYGVFHVIGSEWLSIWGPNDFALGQKDLAMPLVVLIGSWKFSVFITIFTLAQLRSIPERFYEAAKVCGANKWEMFRDVTLPRIQGVILVAVLLRSIFMFNKFDLIWTLTQGGPGYATTTLPVLAYREAFEASNYGVSNAMAVVMFLFLALGGITYFKMFNPGDEVET, from the coding sequence GTGGCTAGCGAGACGCTGGAGGGCGGCGAGACGCCGGGGCTGTCGCTGGATCGCCTGCCCGTCTCCTCGGAGACACTGCTGGGTATCGCGACCATCCTCCCGGTCATCCTGCTGTACCTCGTCATCTCCATCATCCCGGTCGGGTTCGCGGTGTGGGCCTCGTTCCACGAGATACCGCTGTTGAACCCGCAGTGGACGTGGGTCGGCCTCGGGAACTACGCCGAGGTGCTCGGGAGCCTGCCGGCGTTCGTCGACGCGCTCTCGACCGAGGGGCTGAGCGCACTCTCGCAGGGCGGGTTCTGGGAGTCGCTCGTCCGCGGCGTGCTGTTCATGGTCGGGAGCACGCTCGTCCAGCTCGTCGTCGGGCTGTGGATGGCGCTGACGCTCAACCGCATCGCGCACGGCCAGCGCATCATCACCGCGGTGGTGTTCACGTCGTACCTCATCCCGACCATCGTCGTGACGCTGCTCGCGCTGTTCATGTTCGACACGTTCTACGGCGTCTTCCACGTCATCGGCTCCGAGTGGCTGAGCATCTGGGGGCCCAACGACTTCGCGCTGGGACAGAAGGACCTCGCGATGCCGCTGGTCGTCCTCATCGGGTCGTGGAAGTTCTCCGTGTTCATCACCATCTTCACCCTCGCACAGCTCCGTTCCATCCCGGAGCGGTTCTACGAGGCGGCGAAGGTGTGTGGCGCGAACAAGTGGGAGATGTTCCGCGACGTGACCCTGCCCCGGATACAGGGTGTCATCCTCGTCGCCGTCCTGTTGCGGTCGATCTTCATGTTCAACAAGTTCGACCTCATCTGGACGCTGACGCAGGGCGGTCCCGGCTACGCGACGACGACGCTACCCGTGCTCGCCTACCGTGAGGCGTTCGAGGCGAGCAACTACGGCGTCTCGAACGCGATGGCCGTGGTCATGTTCCTGTTCCTCGCGCTGGGCGGGATCACCTACTTCAAGATGTTCAACCCGGGCGACGAGGTGGAGACGTGA
- a CDS encoding carbohydrate ABC transporter permease: MSTDTDHDDIRGVFGVDFRTADRLYQGTLVASAAMFFVLIMFPIYWMLQSSLKTREARRAVSWVPSAETFTLEHYDVLLGTDVGLYLFNSAVVTLGTIICVVAVSLVAGYGLARLNFGHKENFARFLLFGYMFSPIVLGLPLYLIWKEIGLLNTRVGLIIALTAISMPFSVWLMWKYIQTIPEAMEESAWVAGASRWESFRDIIVPQTQPAIIAAALFAFALAWNDFTFAQILLPRNEATTFAPGIFRLINQGYGAPWGDALAASMLTTVPPLLFAYFLQSYLLKGFQIRSL, from the coding sequence GTGAGCACCGACACCGACCACGACGACATCCGCGGCGTGTTCGGCGTCGACTTCCGGACCGCCGACAGACTGTATCAGGGCACGCTGGTCGCCAGCGCGGCGATGTTCTTCGTCCTGATCATGTTCCCCATCTACTGGATGCTCCAGAGTTCGCTGAAGACCCGCGAGGCACGCCGTGCCGTCTCGTGGGTCCCCAGCGCGGAGACGTTCACGCTGGAGCACTACGACGTGTTGCTGGGGACGGACGTCGGCCTCTACCTGTTCAACAGCGCGGTGGTGACACTCGGGACCATCATCTGCGTGGTCGCGGTGTCGCTCGTCGCGGGGTACGGCCTCGCCCGCCTGAACTTCGGGCACAAGGAGAACTTCGCCCGCTTCCTCCTGTTCGGGTACATGTTCAGTCCCATCGTGCTGGGGCTGCCGCTGTACCTCATCTGGAAGGAGATCGGGCTGCTGAACACGCGCGTCGGGCTCATCATCGCGCTGACGGCCATCTCGATGCCGTTCTCGGTGTGGCTGATGTGGAAGTACATCCAGACCATCCCCGAGGCGATGGAGGAGTCGGCGTGGGTCGCCGGCGCCTCGCGCTGGGAGTCGTTCCGGGACATCATCGTCCCGCAGACCCAGCCGGCCATCATCGCGGCGGCGCTGTTCGCGTTCGCGCTGGCGTGGAACGACTTCACGTTCGCGCAGATCCTCCTGCCGCGCAACGAGGCGACGACGTTCGCGCCGGGCATCTTCCGGCTCATCAACCAGGGGTACGGTGCCCCGTGGGGCGACGCACTCGCCGCGTCCATGCTGACGACGGTACCGCCCCTGCTGTTCGCGTATTTCCTGCAGAGTTACCTGCTGAAAGGCTTCCAGATTCGCTCACTATGA
- a CDS encoding ABC transporter ATP-binding protein, producing MTVQLDDVTRVFGDGGEQVVAVDGIDLTIEDGEFVTLVGPSGCGKTTTLRCVSGLDTPTGGTITFGDRDVTDLPPQQRDIALLFQDIALYPHMSVRDNMAYGLKIAGEPKSRRYEKVQDAAELLQITDQLDKSPASLSGGQQQRVALGRSLVRDPTVFLFDEPMSDLDAKLKRELRPVVEQVTEQIGCPVLYVTHDQEEAMTLSDRVAVMNDGNLEQVGKPKAVYDDPATEFVASFIGQPTTQLFDAEVAAGETDDEYVVTVGEHAYTIERPSGELDEHVGDPIRLGVRPQYIEVVDADSGIPATHLLDEPLGDATHSFFETEFGEVTVVTHADFEGEKADYGLDVDPEQVMLFDPGTGRQVGSSTAVRRKKYGG from the coding sequence ATGACAGTCCAGCTAGACGACGTAACGCGGGTGTTCGGCGACGGCGGCGAGCAGGTCGTCGCCGTCGACGGTATCGACCTGACCATCGAGGACGGCGAGTTCGTCACGCTCGTCGGTCCCTCCGGCTGTGGGAAGACGACGACGCTCCGGTGTGTGTCCGGACTCGACACCCCCACCGGCGGGACCATCACCTTCGGCGACCGGGACGTGACGGACCTCCCGCCACAGCAGCGCGACATCGCCCTACTGTTCCAGGACATCGCGCTCTACCCGCACATGAGCGTGCGGGACAACATGGCCTACGGGCTGAAGATCGCGGGGGAGCCGAAGTCCAGGCGCTACGAGAAGGTGCAGGACGCCGCCGAGTTGCTCCAGATAACCGACCAGCTGGACAAGAGTCCCGCGAGCCTCTCGGGCGGCCAGCAACAGCGCGTGGCGCTGGGCCGTTCGCTGGTGCGTGACCCGACGGTGTTCCTCTTCGACGAGCCGATGAGCGACCTCGACGCGAAGTTGAAGCGCGAACTCCGGCCGGTCGTGGAGCAGGTGACCGAACAGATCGGCTGTCCGGTGCTGTACGTCACCCACGACCAGGAGGAGGCGATGACGCTCTCGGACCGCGTCGCGGTGATGAACGACGGGAACCTGGAGCAGGTCGGCAAGCCGAAGGCGGTGTACGACGACCCGGCGACGGAGTTCGTCGCGAGCTTCATCGGCCAGCCGACGACCCAGCTGTTCGACGCCGAGGTGGCTGCGGGCGAGACCGACGACGAGTACGTCGTCACGGTCGGCGAGCACGCGTACACCATCGAGCGGCCGAGCGGCGAACTCGACGAGCACGTCGGCGACCCCATCCGCCTCGGCGTACGGCCCCAGTACATCGAGGTGGTCGACGCGGACAGCGGTATCCCGGCGACCCACCTGCTCGACGAGCCACTCGGGGACGCCACCCACAGTTTCTTCGAGACCGAGTTCGGCGAGGTGACCGTCGTCACCCACGCCGACTTCGAGGGCGAGAAGGCCGACTACGGCCTCGACGTCGACCCGGAGCAGGTGATGCTGTTCGACCCGGGGACCGGCCGGCAGGTCGGCTCCTCGACCGCCGTTCGGCGGAAGAAGTACGGCGGCTAG
- a CDS encoding RDD family protein, whose protein sequence is MADTTEAWSSRVLSLYPTSEPPAPALDTAGERGVLWDRGLAALFDLLVCLFVVEAPLVFALDTLTAGLFGESPLFLPVTLLALGPLVVTYSFAFEWRYARTPGKVWRGLVTVTDDGEPCPALAAATRNLLRYVDYLGVPPLVVGLASALLSSRGRRVGDRVARTVVVRIR, encoded by the coding sequence ATGGCGGACACGACGGAGGCGTGGTCGAGTCGGGTGCTGTCGCTCTACCCGACCAGCGAACCGCCGGCGCCGGCCCTCGACACCGCCGGCGAGCGCGGCGTTCTCTGGGACCGGGGGCTCGCGGCGCTGTTCGACCTGCTCGTCTGTCTGTTCGTCGTCGAGGCGCCGCTCGTGTTCGCCCTCGACACGCTCACCGCGGGGCTGTTCGGGGAGTCGCCGCTGTTCCTGCCCGTCACCCTGCTCGCCCTCGGGCCCCTCGTGGTCACCTACTCGTTCGCCTTCGAGTGGCGCTACGCCCGCACGCCGGGGAAGGTGTGGCGCGGTCTCGTCACGGTCACCGACGACGGTGAGCCGTGCCCGGCGCTCGCAGCGGCGACCCGGAACCTCCTGCGCTACGTCGACTACCTCGGGGTACCCCCGCTCGTGGTCGGTCTCGCCAGTGCGCTCCTCTCGAGTCGTGGGAGACGGGTGGGCGACCGGGTCGCCCGGACCGTCGTCGTCAGGATCCGGTGA
- a CDS encoding ArnT family glycosyltransferase, protein MTGSRTAAVLGLMKANATRLYVALFVLFAGVLPLVFFRMPLHFDEALFLVIGDQWANGILPFTGIADHKPPGIYFLAYLAEYVTEYPHFLMRIVTFLTVAVTGVLVYLVGRKIATRTVGMVASLLYLLATYMPHFDGYFFITEPYSNLTIALAALLLLSDRRSYDAVAGASLAVGVLFNQTVFLFGLAFIVFRALLVRDPANRTREYLVGTAERFLTIGAGFLVPIGVTAAYFWVNGLLYELFYYSFYLPATSYSPPFHLYGHIVAAVSLAPIWLLAVAVIAQEGYRVLKGTVERHGSADVLFVACWALFIGYPGATSFVGDHKLLFSFPAVGLLAAIGLQRAYAAFATPDGSLSLTSAPRRGTPGSGSISLLAVVLAGFVLLSAVSAGFNVYYANNRLAHDIDGEKAKVDEVAAYVHDGAVFTYPSPQSMLYYHNDSITPVATFATVYDEATRKEMVADVDEQQAPYLVVRNNHVAPDGHIYGDKDLYFREQKAILVAYLNENYEPFETTETWTIYRRTG, encoded by the coding sequence GTGACGGGGTCACGGACTGCGGCGGTACTCGGACTGATGAAGGCGAACGCGACGAGACTCTACGTCGCGCTGTTCGTCCTGTTCGCCGGCGTGTTACCGCTCGTGTTCTTCCGGATGCCGCTGCACTTCGACGAGGCACTGTTCCTCGTCATCGGCGACCAGTGGGCCAACGGCATCCTGCCGTTCACCGGCATCGCGGACCACAAGCCGCCGGGGATCTACTTCCTCGCGTACCTCGCGGAGTACGTCACGGAGTACCCGCACTTCCTGATGCGCATCGTCACGTTCCTCACCGTCGCGGTGACGGGCGTGCTCGTCTACCTCGTCGGTCGGAAGATCGCCACTCGCACGGTCGGGATGGTCGCGAGCCTCCTCTACCTGCTGGCGACGTACATGCCCCACTTCGACGGGTACTTCTTCATCACCGAGCCGTACTCGAACCTCACCATCGCCCTCGCGGCGCTGCTGTTGCTCTCCGACCGACGGTCGTACGATGCCGTCGCAGGCGCCTCCCTCGCGGTGGGCGTGCTGTTCAACCAGACCGTCTTCCTGTTCGGGCTGGCGTTCATCGTCTTCCGCGCGCTCCTGGTGCGTGACCCGGCCAACCGGACCCGCGAGTACCTCGTCGGGACGGCCGAGCGGTTCCTCACCATCGGCGCGGGGTTCCTCGTCCCCATCGGCGTGACCGCGGCGTACTTCTGGGTGAACGGCCTGCTCTACGAGCTGTTCTACTACTCGTTCTACCTGCCGGCCACGTCGTACAGCCCGCCGTTCCACCTCTACGGCCACATCGTCGCGGCCGTGAGCCTCGCGCCCATCTGGCTGCTGGCCGTCGCGGTCATCGCCCAGGAGGGCTACCGGGTCCTGAAGGGGACCGTCGAGCGACACGGGAGCGCCGACGTCCTGTTCGTCGCCTGCTGGGCGCTGTTCATCGGCTACCCCGGTGCGACGAGCTTCGTGGGCGACCACAAGCTCCTGTTCAGTTTCCCCGCAGTCGGACTGCTGGCCGCCATCGGGCTCCAGCGCGCCTACGCGGCGTTCGCCACGCCCGACGGCTCGCTCTCGCTGACCTCGGCACCCCGGCGCGGGACCCCCGGCTCCGGCTCCATCTCCCTCCTGGCGGTGGTGCTGGCCGGGTTCGTGCTGCTGAGCGCGGTGAGCGCCGGCTTCAACGTCTACTACGCCAACAACCGCCTCGCCCACGACATCGACGGCGAGAAGGCGAAGGTCGACGAGGTCGCCGCGTACGTCCACGACGGCGCCGTGTTCACCTACCCGTCCCCGCAGTCGATGCTCTACTACCACAACGACAGCATCACCCCCGTGGCCACGTTCGCCACCGTCTACGACGAGGCGACACGGAAGGAGATGGTCGCCGACGTGGACGAACAACAGGCGCCGTACCTCGTGGTCCGGAACAACCACGTCGCCCCCGACGGCCACATCTACGGCGACAAGGACCTCTACTTCAGGGAGCAGAAGGCCATCCTCGTCGCGTACCTGAACGAGAACTACGAGCCGTTCGAGACGACCGAGACGTGGACCATCTACCGGCGGACCGGCTGA